The following proteins are co-located in the Oncorhynchus gorbuscha isolate QuinsamMale2020 ecotype Even-year linkage group LG22, OgorEven_v1.0, whole genome shotgun sequence genome:
- the si:ch211-207d6.2 gene encoding sickle tail protein isoform X5, whose protein sequence is MSEGDGPAVFTRGCQARASLPVVRSANQTRDRSLGVLYLQYAEETKQIRMPNEITSIDTIRALFVSAFPQQLTIKMLESPSVAVYIKDETRNMYHELTDVRNITSRCCLKVYHKDPAHAFNRSNARPNNAEGRIPREILYGSHSPVHTLQSTCSPVHSIQGSMSPPTVRSMPSSPSRIPYGHRSGGGVPGSATLPRASMSSGPPTRSVTPSPSAILERRDVKPDEDLSSTSMALVRADGLYVNVIDPYAVQEGRLSIASSQGGGHMGDMVDTGGGSLHRALVKSPASYTENPEQQHSLYRQKSRRYGESQGLPPLGTKTPPPSPHRLNDNHGPVASERGSPIRRSLRKESNGNTVEVVNRTRCSVSSVSSSPVFVELPSGHYGDRLFQGHFTPNDPQTSERMKAMEQQIASLTGLVQHALAIGPAEIDRMTASPFHVNNSAGVSPVPASRTPALLTDGFNALVPQAPSSDSTLQVTLTTVRRNVTDLRQQLHQLRQLQMQNQDSVKGMLKRAEEELAEVMSETLQRQQQETEPGQRQRTTVDEERRKYQAMEERVLAQLRELEEYVDRLRRDASSGKGQLSITLRDVEEGAVNLRRVGEALAGLKGEFPSLQGKMRTVLRVEVEAVRFLKEEPHKMDSMLKRVKALTEVLSGLRRCVTENHPHNPEPGAATAEGGVEPAIALSEPPRKNLPTMESPKPQPRPSVRPPQPQVKNPAGRPDTVPTSPDIVHRVKSSPVNMHSCQHSAALPHHPSPPLTSTHGRDSPTVAKVSPRSRENSPALQKRIVPWCGDGPAPTASSTETTSQPPGSEEIHTNRGSIKHIVMDVETAEREQDLEEGRSPQNSAATSSGSEFEQILQEAQASLMKAIPDLEVTETGRREAQSSTPPLAPDQPSLPDPELPLNPPLPDEVDAPQPTEASLPDNLDIPCLNSDEQTNMDASISDDDATLAIQSMQNEPTQAADVAAEVTVQVSPERPHKSMVEKPRRPSVEREMKNSPEKSVKSLPPPPPRRLFPSLSGPGLTTGRSGEVIFTTRKEATTAQDDEEAVVPQPSPKPTRHPPEVKPKPQTPPVFIASAEPGEKEDEEEEDDDEEEDKFMKELQVFQKYTLRDVSTKCVIDLTSTASQVRQIEPERSLSPKDPKESQENKGKDKSVRNTDENRFVIVPKSPRVMYYVTGQLSNEKPPSGKTDQSEGREGTLSPSQVANSNTFDSQETELLIADTTPLVSCNSVLESQDCPPNIQKIAVGEDSGKESVVDENVQKDPVQCQKVGVVEPVSPPIPAEKQDISEPSQQDCYLTNSKPSSSSSSSPPPSSPASPPLPLSSSLSPPVPVIQFVSSPGQEVSGSPGSPPESSGLGDSQSQQVVLRSFRSRAPRYVEEGSSLSPDLPDEEGPPPPENISFMMITSNRVQALSTGEYQEIVNGTSMSEVQTVSVGNDTTSISQEHSGFDRKPVIIIFDEPMDIRSAYKRMSTIFECEEELDRLLHQESIKEEAEEAGSEKSVPQVKSNTYLHQANKTAVTGNTATSHHYTPAVVAQQKSTAECSLPEQSKTGPSNTSKPETKKKFKFKFPKNKLAAISQAIRTGTKTGKKTLQVVVYEDEEEWDGHMNETKRFEINSSSIPQTDFSHLTSVNNITSPSTLTRSNSKRRTEEICKNAYDSITSLEETIKQLEITVDNINPAAPNTDSCEESPATVKSQRERSPSKRPAPPQVSKFLKHPQSKKSKPELPRPSITSSSKKQNTSGSPSSSQMSLSLSAKSWQQPAGSADKPGGKTQKQFPQANRSAEKAGGDSNHYFLALPASKIPAFCHNSGKNMSLPGPNTVSNPIKSPSSSPSSSHKSFIPSLNLSRLVPPSPSLNDRRQNLSLSSQTQNGRPSPFSHCSSSSSSSTSPSSNSSSLSPTSTSSTSSSPPSPSLLSPTAMSQGARSIHRIAHIPSFTGQKMQGGYSSKTTHTPAASLSKDI, encoded by the exons ATACCAAGGGAGATACTGTATGGAAGTCATAGCCCTGTGCACACTTTACAATCCACCTGCAGTCCTGTCCACTCCATACAGGGGTCCATGTCTCCCCCCACAGTCCGCTCcatgccctcctccccctccaggaTCCCCTATGGCCACCGATCAGGGGGAGGGGTGCCAGGCAGTGCCACCCTCCCCAGGGCCAGCATGTCCAGTGGGCCCCCCACCAGGTCCGTCACACCCTCCCCCAGTGCCATCCTGGAGAGAAGAGACGTCAAACCTGACGAGGACCTGAGCAGTACAAGTATGGCGCTGGTGCGTGCCGACGGGTTGTATGTCAATGTCATTGACCCCTACGCTGTCCAGGAGGGCCGGCTGAGTATCGCCTCCTCCCAGGGGGGCGGCCACATGGGAGACATGGTCGACACAGGTGGTGGTAGCCTCCACCGAGCCTTGGTCAAGTCCCCAGCCTCCTATACAGAGAACCCGGAGCAGCAGCACTCCCTCTACAGGCAGAAGTCCCGGAGGTACGGGGAAAGCCAGGGACTACCGCCACTCGGCACCAAAACCCCGCCCCCTTCCCCTCATAGATTGAACGACAACCACGGCCCTGTGGCCTCAGAGAGGGGCTCTCCTATTCGCCGGTCTCTGCGGAAAGAGAGTAATGGTAATACAGTGGAGGTGGTGAACAGGACCAGGTGTAGTGTGtcctctgtgtcctcctctcctgtgTTCGTGGAGCTCCCCTCAGGGCACTATGGGGACAGGCTGTTTCAGGGACACTTCACCCCCAATGACCCCCAGACCAG TGAGCGAATGAAGGCCATGGAACAACAGATTGCCAGTCTGACTGGCCTTGTTCAGCATGCACTTGCTATTGGGCCCGCTGAGATAGATAGGATGACTGCTTCTcctttccatgtcaacaacagtgCAG GAGTGTCACCAGTTCCTGCATCCAGAACCCCTGCCCTCCTTACAGATGGCTTCAATGCTCTAGTCCCTCAGGCCCCTTCCTCTGACTCCACCCTGCAGGTCACACTGACCACGGTCAGGAGGAATGTCACTGACCTCCGACAGCAGCTTCACCAACTCCGACAGCTACAG ATGCAGAACCAGGACAGTGTGAAGGGGATGctgaagagagcagaggaggagctAGCTGAGGTGATGTCTGAGACCCTACAGAGACAACAGCAGGAGACCGAGcctggtcagagacagaggacCACGGTGGACGAGGAGAGACGCAAGTACCAGGCCATGGAGGAGAGAGTTCTGGCCCAGCTCAG GGAGCTGGAGGAGTATGTGGACCGTCTGAGGAGAGACGCGTCCTCTGGCAAAGGTCAGCTGTCAATCACCCTCAGGGACGTGGAGGAGGGAGCTGTCAACCTCAGGAGGGTGGGGGAGGCCTTGGCTGGACTTAAAG gTGAGTTCCCAAGCCTGCAAGGGAAGATGCGGACGGTGCTGCGTGTGGAGGTGGAGGCGGTGCGATTCCTGAAGGAGGAGCCTCATAAGATGGACAGCATGCTTAAGAGGGTCAAAGCCCTGACAGAGGTTCTCAGCGGTCTCAGAAG ATGTGTCACAGAGAATCATCCTCACAATCCCGAGCCTGGAGCAGCCACAGCAGAGGGGGGTGTAGAGCCTGCCATTGCCCTGTCTGAACCCCCCCGGAAGAATCTCCCCACCATGGAATCCCCCAAACCTCAGCCCAGGCCCTCTGTCAGACCTCCCCAGCCACAGGTCAAGAACCCTGCAGGCAGGCCAGACACAGTCCCCACCTCACCTGACATTGTCCACCGTGTGAAGAGCTCTCCCGTCAACATGCATTCTTGTCAGCACTCAGCGGCTCTGCCACACCACCCCAGCCCCCCACTGACCTCCACCCACGGTCGAGACTCCCCCACCGTGGCCAAGGTCAGTCCCCGCAGCCGAGAGAACAGTCCGGCCCTGCAGAAGAGAATAGTCCCTTGGTGTGGCGATGGACCGGCACCCACGGCCAGCAGCACTGAGACCACCTCACAACCACCTGGTTCAGAGGAGATCCACACCAACAGGGGCAGCATCAAACACATCGTCATGGATGTTGAG actgcagagagagagcaggacctGGAGGAGGGGAGGTCGCCACAGAACTCAGCAGCCACCTCTTCTGGGAGTGAGTTTGAGCAGATTCTCCAGGAGGCCCAGGCCAGCCTGATGAAGGCCATACCCGACCTGGAGGTGACTGAGACCGGGAGAAGGGAGGCTCAGTCCTCCACTCCACCCCTAGCTCCAGACCAGCCATCTCTCCCAGACCCAGAGCTTCCCCTCAACCCTCCACTGCCAGACGAAGTAGATGCCCCTCAACCTACTGAGGCATCTCTTCCAG acaatctggacatCCCCTGTCTCAATTCAGATGAACAAACCAACATGGATGCCTCAATAAGTGATGATGACGCTACTCTGGCAATCCAGTCCATGCAGAACG AACCCACTCAGGCAGCTGATGTGGCTGCTGAGGTGACTGTTCAGGTCAGCCCTGAGCGACCACATAAGTCTATGGTTGAAAAGCCTCGCAGGcccagtgtggagagagagatgaagaacaGCCCAGAGAAGTCAGTGAAGTCTcttccaccacccccaccacggaGGTTATTCCCTTCACTGTCCGGCCCAGGGCTGACCACAGGGAGGTCTGGAGAAGTCATCTTTACTACCAGGAAGGAAGCCACCACCGCCCAG GATGATGAAGAGGCGGTGGTCCCTCAACCCAGTCCCAAACCCACCAGACATCCACCAGAGGTCAAGCCCAAGCCCCAAACCCCTCCTGTTTTTATAGCCTCAGCTGAGCCAGGGGaaaaggaggatgaagaagaagaggatgatgatgaggaggaggataaatTCATGAAGGAACTACAG GTGTTTCAGAAGTACACTCTTAGAGATGTAAGCACAAAGTGTGTCATAGACCTTACAAGCACTGCATCTCAAGTCAGACAGATAGAGCCAGAACGCTCTCTCTCACCCAAAGACCCAAAG GAGAGTCAGGAGAACAAGGGTAAAGACAAAAGTGTGCGCAACACTGACGAAAACAGATTTGTCATTGTTCCAAAGAGTCCCAGG GTCATGTATTATGTCACAGGGCAGTTATCCAATGAGAAGCCTCCATCGGGAAAAACAGACCAATCGGAAGGCAGGGAGGGAACATTGTCCCCCTCACAGGTGGCAAACTCAAATACATTTGACTCCCAGGAGACAGAGTTACTAATAGCAGACACAACACCTCTGGTATCATGTAACTCAGTGCTGGAAAGCCAAGATTGTCCTCCtaatatacagaagatagcagtTGGAGAAGATAGTGGGAAGGAGAGCGTTGTTGATGAGAATGTCCAGAAGGATCCTGTTCAGTGTCAGAAAGTGGGGGTAGTTGAACCTGTGTCTCCTCCAATACCTGCAGAGAAGCAGGACATATCTGAACCCTCTCAGCAAGACTGTTATCTTACTAACAGTAAACCATCATCATCTtcgtcatcatcaccaccaccatcttcaccagcatcaccaccacTTCCACTATCATCATCTTTATCACCACCAGTACCAGTAATCCAGTTTGTTAGTAGTCCAGGCCAAGAGGTTTCAGGTAGTCCAGGGTCTCCACCAGAGAGCAGTGGCCTGGGTGACAGCCAGAGCCAGCAGGTAGTGTTGAGGTCCTTCAGAAGCAGAGCACCACGGTATGTAGAGGAGGGCAGCAGCCTGAGCCCTGACCTCCCAGACGAGGAGGGCCCTCCTCCCCCTGAGAACATCTCCTTCATGATGATCACCAGCAACAGAGTGCAGGCTCTGTCCACTGGGGAGTACCAGGAGATAGTGAATGGTACCAGCATGTCCGAGGTTCAGACCGTCAGTGTGGGGAACGACACCACCAGTATCAGCCAGGAGCACAGTGGCTTCGACAGGAAGCCTGTGATCATCATATTCGACGAGCCCATGGATATCCGGTCGGCCTACAAGCGTATGTCCACCATCTTTGAGTGTGAGGAGGAGCTGGATAGGCTGCTGCACCAGGAGAGCATCaaggaggaagcagaggaggcaGGATCAGAGAAGAGTGTACCTCAGGTAAAGTCTAACACTTATCTACATCAGGCAAACAAGACAGCAGTGACAGGAAACACTGCAACCAGTCACCATTATACTCCTGCTGTGGTTGCGCAACAGAAGAGTACAGCAGAGTGCTCATTACCAGAACAGTCTAAAACAGGGCCCTCAAACACCAGCAAACCAGAGACCAAAAAGAAGTTCAAATTCAAGTTCCCCAAAAATAAGCTGGCGGCCATCAGCCAGGCGATTCGCACTGGGACCAAAACAGGGAAGAAGACACTTCAGGTGGTGGTCTATGAGGACGAGGAGGAGTGGGACGGACACATGAATGAGACCAAAAGGTTTGAGATCAACAGCAGTAGCATACCACAAACTGACTTTAGTCACCTCACCTCTGTGAATAACATCACGTCACCAAGCACTCTCACCAGGTCAAACTCTAAACGCAGGACAGAGGAGATCTGTAAGAATGCCTACGACTCCATAACCAGTCTAGAGGAGACCATTAAACAGCTGGAGATCACTGTGGACAATATAAACCCAGCAGCGCCTAACACCGACTCCTGTGAAGAGTCTCCAGCCACAGTGAAATCCCAACGAGAGAGAAGTCCCTCCAAGAGGCCTGCCCCTCCTCAGGTCTCAAAGTTCCTGAAGCATCCTCAGAGTAAGAAGTCCAAACCAGAGCTTCCCAGGCCATCCATCACAAGCAGCTCCAAGAAACAG AATACCAGTGGCTCTCCTTCTTCAAGTCAGATGTCACTTTCTCTGTCTGCAAAGTCCTGGCAGCAACCAGCCGGGTCAGCTGACAAACCAGGAGGAAAAACTCAGAAGCAGTTTCCACAG GCTAACAGAAGTGCTGAGAAAGCTGGTGGGGATAGTAACCATTATTTCCTTGCTTTACCTGCTTCTAAGATCCCAGCCTTTTGTCATAACTCTGGAAAAAATATGTCATTGCCCGGTCCAAACACTGTGTCTAACCCTATTAAATCAccttcctcctccccatcctcctcacaCAAATCTTTCATCCCGTCTCTTAATCTGAGTCGTCTCGTCCCTCCTAGCCCTTCTCTCAATGACAGACGTCAAAACCTTTCCCTCTCATCACAAACCCAAAATGGCCGACCCAGCCCTTTCTCTCActgctcatcttcctcttcctcctccacctccccctcttccaACTCCTCCTCTTTGTCCCCCACATCCacgtcctccacctcctcctcccctccctctccttccctcctctccccgacTGCCATGAGTCAAGGTGCGAGGAGTATCCACCGCATTGCTCATATACCCAGCTTCACCGGACAAAAGATGCAAGGTGGATACAGCAGCAAAACCACACATACACCAGCAGCTTCTTTGTCCAAGGACATATGA
- the si:ch211-207d6.2 gene encoding sickle tail protein isoform X6 produces MSPPTVRSMPSSPSRIPYGHRSGGGVPGSATLPRASMSSGPPTRSVTPSPSAILERRDVKPDEDLSSTSMALVRADGLYVNVIDPYAVQEGRLSIASSQGGGHMGDMVDTGGGSLHRALVKSPASYTENPEQQHSLYRQKSRRYGESQGLPPLGTKTPPPSPHRLNDNHGPVASERGSPIRRSLRKESNGNTVEVVNRTRCSVSSVSSSPVFVELPSGHYGDRLFQGHFTPNDPQTSERMKAMEQQIASLTGLVQHALAIGPAEIDRMTASPFHVNNSAGVSPVPASRTPALLTDGFNALVPQAPSSDSTLQVTLTTVRRNVTDLRQQLHQLRQLQMQNQDSVKGMLKRAEEELAEVMSETLQRQQQETEPGQRQRTTVDEERRKYQAMEERVLAQLRELEEYVDRLRRDASSGKGQLSITLRDVEEGAVNLRRVGEALAGLKGEFPSLQGKMRTVLRVEVEAVRFLKEEPHKMDSMLKRVKALTEVLSGLRRCVTENHPHNPEPGAATAEGGVEPAIALSEPPRKNLPTMESPKPQPRPSVRPPQPQVKNPAGRPDTVPTSPDIVHRVKSSPVNMHSCQHSAALPHHPSPPLTSTHGRDSPTVAKVSPRSRENSPALQKRIVPWCGDGPAPTASSTETTSQPPGSEEIHTNRGSIKHIVMDVETAEREQDLEEGRSPQNSAATSSGSEFEQILQEAQASLMKAIPDLEVTETGRREAQSSTPPLAPDQPSLPDPELPLNPPLPDEVDAPQPTEASLPDNLDIPCLNSDEQTNMDASISDDDATLAIQSMQNEPTQAADVAAEVTVQVSPERPHKSMVEKPRRPSVEREMKNSPEKSVKSLPPPPPRRLFPSLSGPGLTTGRSGEVIFTTRKEATTAQDDEEAVVPQPSPKPTRHPPEVKPKPQTPPVFIASAEPGEKEDEEEEDDDEEEDKFMKELQVFQKYTLRDVSTKCVIDLTSTASQVRQIEPERSLSPKDPKESQENKGKDKSVRNTDENRFVIVPKSPRVMYYVTGQLSNEKPPSGKTDQSEGREGTLSPSQVANSNTFDSQETELLIADTTPLVSCNSVLESQDCPPNIQKIAVGEDSGKESVVDENVQKDPVQCQKVGVVEPVSPPIPAEKQDISEPSQQDCYLTNSKPSSSSSSSPPPSSPASPPLPLSSSLSPPVPVIQFVSSPGQEVSGSPGSPPESSGLGDSQSQQVVLRSFRSRAPRYVEEGSSLSPDLPDEEGPPPPENISFMMITSNRVQALSTGEYQEIVNGTSMSEVQTVSVGNDTTSISQEHSGFDRKPVIIIFDEPMDIRSAYKRMSTIFECEEELDRLLHQESIKEEAEEAGSEKSVPQVKSNTYLHQANKTAVTGNTATSHHYTPAVVAQQKSTAECSLPEQSKTGPSNTSKPETKKKFKFKFPKNKLAAISQAIRTGTKTGKKTLQVVVYEDEEEWDGHMNETKRFEINSSSIPQTDFSHLTSVNNITSPSTLTRSNSKRRTEEICKNAYDSITSLEETIKQLEITVDNINPAAPNTDSCEESPATVKSQRERSPSKRPAPPQVSKFLKHPQSKKSKPELPRPSITSSSKKQNTSGSPSSSQMSLSLSAKSWQQPAGSADKPGGKTQKQFPQANRSAEKAGGDSNHYFLALPASKIPAFCHNSGKNMSLPGPNTVSNPIKSPSSSPSSSHKSFIPSLNLSRLVPPSPSLNDRRQNLSLSSQTQNGRPSPFSHCSSSSSSSTSPSSNSSSLSPTSTSSTSSSPPSPSLLSPTAMSQGARSIHRIAHIPSFTGQKMQGGYSSKTTHTPAASLSKDI; encoded by the exons ATGTCTCCCCCCACAGTCCGCTCcatgccctcctccccctccaggaTCCCCTATGGCCACCGATCAGGGGGAGGGGTGCCAGGCAGTGCCACCCTCCCCAGGGCCAGCATGTCCAGTGGGCCCCCCACCAGGTCCGTCACACCCTCCCCCAGTGCCATCCTGGAGAGAAGAGACGTCAAACCTGACGAGGACCTGAGCAGTACAAGTATGGCGCTGGTGCGTGCCGACGGGTTGTATGTCAATGTCATTGACCCCTACGCTGTCCAGGAGGGCCGGCTGAGTATCGCCTCCTCCCAGGGGGGCGGCCACATGGGAGACATGGTCGACACAGGTGGTGGTAGCCTCCACCGAGCCTTGGTCAAGTCCCCAGCCTCCTATACAGAGAACCCGGAGCAGCAGCACTCCCTCTACAGGCAGAAGTCCCGGAGGTACGGGGAAAGCCAGGGACTACCGCCACTCGGCACCAAAACCCCGCCCCCTTCCCCTCATAGATTGAACGACAACCACGGCCCTGTGGCCTCAGAGAGGGGCTCTCCTATTCGCCGGTCTCTGCGGAAAGAGAGTAATGGTAATACAGTGGAGGTGGTGAACAGGACCAGGTGTAGTGTGtcctctgtgtcctcctctcctgtgTTCGTGGAGCTCCCCTCAGGGCACTATGGGGACAGGCTGTTTCAGGGACACTTCACCCCCAATGACCCCCAGACCAG TGAGCGAATGAAGGCCATGGAACAACAGATTGCCAGTCTGACTGGCCTTGTTCAGCATGCACTTGCTATTGGGCCCGCTGAGATAGATAGGATGACTGCTTCTcctttccatgtcaacaacagtgCAG GAGTGTCACCAGTTCCTGCATCCAGAACCCCTGCCCTCCTTACAGATGGCTTCAATGCTCTAGTCCCTCAGGCCCCTTCCTCTGACTCCACCCTGCAGGTCACACTGACCACGGTCAGGAGGAATGTCACTGACCTCCGACAGCAGCTTCACCAACTCCGACAGCTACAG ATGCAGAACCAGGACAGTGTGAAGGGGATGctgaagagagcagaggaggagctAGCTGAGGTGATGTCTGAGACCCTACAGAGACAACAGCAGGAGACCGAGcctggtcagagacagaggacCACGGTGGACGAGGAGAGACGCAAGTACCAGGCCATGGAGGAGAGAGTTCTGGCCCAGCTCAG GGAGCTGGAGGAGTATGTGGACCGTCTGAGGAGAGACGCGTCCTCTGGCAAAGGTCAGCTGTCAATCACCCTCAGGGACGTGGAGGAGGGAGCTGTCAACCTCAGGAGGGTGGGGGAGGCCTTGGCTGGACTTAAAG gTGAGTTCCCAAGCCTGCAAGGGAAGATGCGGACGGTGCTGCGTGTGGAGGTGGAGGCGGTGCGATTCCTGAAGGAGGAGCCTCATAAGATGGACAGCATGCTTAAGAGGGTCAAAGCCCTGACAGAGGTTCTCAGCGGTCTCAGAAG ATGTGTCACAGAGAATCATCCTCACAATCCCGAGCCTGGAGCAGCCACAGCAGAGGGGGGTGTAGAGCCTGCCATTGCCCTGTCTGAACCCCCCCGGAAGAATCTCCCCACCATGGAATCCCCCAAACCTCAGCCCAGGCCCTCTGTCAGACCTCCCCAGCCACAGGTCAAGAACCCTGCAGGCAGGCCAGACACAGTCCCCACCTCACCTGACATTGTCCACCGTGTGAAGAGCTCTCCCGTCAACATGCATTCTTGTCAGCACTCAGCGGCTCTGCCACACCACCCCAGCCCCCCACTGACCTCCACCCACGGTCGAGACTCCCCCACCGTGGCCAAGGTCAGTCCCCGCAGCCGAGAGAACAGTCCGGCCCTGCAGAAGAGAATAGTCCCTTGGTGTGGCGATGGACCGGCACCCACGGCCAGCAGCACTGAGACCACCTCACAACCACCTGGTTCAGAGGAGATCCACACCAACAGGGGCAGCATCAAACACATCGTCATGGATGTTGAG actgcagagagagagcaggacctGGAGGAGGGGAGGTCGCCACAGAACTCAGCAGCCACCTCTTCTGGGAGTGAGTTTGAGCAGATTCTCCAGGAGGCCCAGGCCAGCCTGATGAAGGCCATACCCGACCTGGAGGTGACTGAGACCGGGAGAAGGGAGGCTCAGTCCTCCACTCCACCCCTAGCTCCAGACCAGCCATCTCTCCCAGACCCAGAGCTTCCCCTCAACCCTCCACTGCCAGACGAAGTAGATGCCCCTCAACCTACTGAGGCATCTCTTCCAG acaatctggacatCCCCTGTCTCAATTCAGATGAACAAACCAACATGGATGCCTCAATAAGTGATGATGACGCTACTCTGGCAATCCAGTCCATGCAGAACG AACCCACTCAGGCAGCTGATGTGGCTGCTGAGGTGACTGTTCAGGTCAGCCCTGAGCGACCACATAAGTCTATGGTTGAAAAGCCTCGCAGGcccagtgtggagagagagatgaagaacaGCCCAGAGAAGTCAGTGAAGTCTcttccaccacccccaccacggaGGTTATTCCCTTCACTGTCCGGCCCAGGGCTGACCACAGGGAGGTCTGGAGAAGTCATCTTTACTACCAGGAAGGAAGCCACCACCGCCCAG GATGATGAAGAGGCGGTGGTCCCTCAACCCAGTCCCAAACCCACCAGACATCCACCAGAGGTCAAGCCCAAGCCCCAAACCCCTCCTGTTTTTATAGCCTCAGCTGAGCCAGGGGaaaaggaggatgaagaagaagaggatgatgatgaggaggaggataaatTCATGAAGGAACTACAG GTGTTTCAGAAGTACACTCTTAGAGATGTAAGCACAAAGTGTGTCATAGACCTTACAAGCACTGCATCTCAAGTCAGACAGATAGAGCCAGAACGCTCTCTCTCACCCAAAGACCCAAAG GAGAGTCAGGAGAACAAGGGTAAAGACAAAAGTGTGCGCAACACTGACGAAAACAGATTTGTCATTGTTCCAAAGAGTCCCAGG GTCATGTATTATGTCACAGGGCAGTTATCCAATGAGAAGCCTCCATCGGGAAAAACAGACCAATCGGAAGGCAGGGAGGGAACATTGTCCCCCTCACAGGTGGCAAACTCAAATACATTTGACTCCCAGGAGACAGAGTTACTAATAGCAGACACAACACCTCTGGTATCATGTAACTCAGTGCTGGAAAGCCAAGATTGTCCTCCtaatatacagaagatagcagtTGGAGAAGATAGTGGGAAGGAGAGCGTTGTTGATGAGAATGTCCAGAAGGATCCTGTTCAGTGTCAGAAAGTGGGGGTAGTTGAACCTGTGTCTCCTCCAATACCTGCAGAGAAGCAGGACATATCTGAACCCTCTCAGCAAGACTGTTATCTTACTAACAGTAAACCATCATCATCTtcgtcatcatcaccaccaccatcttcaccagcatcaccaccacTTCCACTATCATCATCTTTATCACCACCAGTACCAGTAATCCAGTTTGTTAGTAGTCCAGGCCAAGAGGTTTCAGGTAGTCCAGGGTCTCCACCAGAGAGCAGTGGCCTGGGTGACAGCCAGAGCCAGCAGGTAGTGTTGAGGTCCTTCAGAAGCAGAGCACCACGGTATGTAGAGGAGGGCAGCAGCCTGAGCCCTGACCTCCCAGACGAGGAGGGCCCTCCTCCCCCTGAGAACATCTCCTTCATGATGATCACCAGCAACAGAGTGCAGGCTCTGTCCACTGGGGAGTACCAGGAGATAGTGAATGGTACCAGCATGTCCGAGGTTCAGACCGTCAGTGTGGGGAACGACACCACCAGTATCAGCCAGGAGCACAGTGGCTTCGACAGGAAGCCTGTGATCATCATATTCGACGAGCCCATGGATATCCGGTCGGCCTACAAGCGTATGTCCACCATCTTTGAGTGTGAGGAGGAGCTGGATAGGCTGCTGCACCAGGAGAGCATCaaggaggaagcagaggaggcaGGATCAGAGAAGAGTGTACCTCAGGTAAAGTCTAACACTTATCTACATCAGGCAAACAAGACAGCAGTGACAGGAAACACTGCAACCAGTCACCATTATACTCCTGCTGTGGTTGCGCAACAGAAGAGTACAGCAGAGTGCTCATTACCAGAACAGTCTAAAACAGGGCCCTCAAACACCAGCAAACCAGAGACCAAAAAGAAGTTCAAATTCAAGTTCCCCAAAAATAAGCTGGCGGCCATCAGCCAGGCGATTCGCACTGGGACCAAAACAGGGAAGAAGACACTTCAGGTGGTGGTCTATGAGGACGAGGAGGAGTGGGACGGACACATGAATGAGACCAAAAGGTTTGAGATCAACAGCAGTAGCATACCACAAACTGACTTTAGTCACCTCACCTCTGTGAATAACATCACGTCACCAAGCACTCTCACCAGGTCAAACTCTAAACGCAGGACAGAGGAGATCTGTAAGAATGCCTACGACTCCATAACCAGTCTAGAGGAGACCATTAAACAGCTGGAGATCACTGTGGACAATATAAACCCAGCAGCGCCTAACACCGACTCCTGTGAAGAGTCTCCAGCCACAGTGAAATCCCAACGAGAGAGAAGTCCCTCCAAGAGGCCTGCCCCTCCTCAGGTCTCAAAGTTCCTGAAGCATCCTCAGAGTAAGAAGTCCAAACCAGAGCTTCCCAGGCCATCCATCACAAGCAGCTCCAAGAAACAG AATACCAGTGGCTCTCCTTCTTCAAGTCAGATGTCACTTTCTCTGTCTGCAAAGTCCTGGCAGCAACCAGCCGGGTCAGCTGACAAACCAGGAGGAAAAACTCAGAAGCAGTTTCCACAG GCTAACAGAAGTGCTGAGAAAGCTGGTGGGGATAGTAACCATTATTTCCTTGCTTTACCTGCTTCTAAGATCCCAGCCTTTTGTCATAACTCTGGAAAAAATATGTCATTGCCCGGTCCAAACACTGTGTCTAACCCTATTAAATCAccttcctcctccccatcctcctcacaCAAATCTTTCATCCCGTCTCTTAATCTGAGTCGTCTCGTCCCTCCTAGCCCTTCTCTCAATGACAGACGTCAAAACCTTTCCCTCTCATCACAAACCCAAAATGGCCGACCCAGCCCTTTCTCTCActgctcatcttcctcttcctcctccacctccccctcttccaACTCCTCCTCTTTGTCCCCCACATCCacgtcctccacctcctcctcccctccctctccttccctcctctccccgacTGCCATGAGTCAAGGTGCGAGGAGTATCCACCGCATTGCTCATATACCCAGCTTCACCGGACAAAAGATGCAAGGTGGATACAGCAGCAAAACCACACATACACCAGCAGCTTCTTTGTCCAAGGACATATGA